In a single window of the Roseofilum reptotaenium CS-1145 genome:
- a CDS encoding GAF domain-containing protein, whose translation MTSVDQPFQDSPSSVVFDNHLSPHETLSKRVMLALLRCSGHQSAHLENWTLAGFNSGFSQGFGFNTSEPPTEYYDRPFFDFLPASGYSTLQHYYSCHLLVLLLSQLLTQLQSTPSKKEELDRLNYHIRELEQIVNTPIVVQFNRPSQAPGWLQLWFNSEGLKISGVHPKLDEWTVFSRQPMGDNLFDDLQWLENYTVTGELILEGIEVTQTERKQRLIKLLTSPDSLLEGNKLQLINYQLQELFRASYLMILNVDMNQVRLLVGKVCGTLESYVFPREELDSPYFITALEQNQVLRVGEINPQSEKQCERTLWEEGVRSLLLIPLRWDYEQQGNHPEMLRLIGLVSDRPHNFTAQDCHYARELIPAFACAMRQTNHNQLNPIHPAVAWRFTQEAERRSWGFEPAPIVCEKVYPLFGISDIRGSSNERNRAIQADLIQQFELGLAILEAVEEGQKNRLIEQIKIDLEAYKTRIEGKVTVDSEVTAVQYLQEHFEIYFDYFYQCGESAQNAIDWYRKCANNDRHSVDTARRAYDRTIDRINENLLQTWERWQKRMQAIIPHYCDLESTDGIDHMIYVGKSIHHSFTAFHLHSLRYEQLCALCDAARTGIKLHEVDKISLQLTHLVLVQDVTIDICHDENTEKIFDVQGSRDTRYEIVKKRIDKGVDLETGDRITAPGMLTLVYSTDDEWKEYEHYLDYLQREGWIAPEILSGSVAPLQGVDGLRYARVQVL comes from the coding sequence ATGACTTCAGTGGATCAACCTTTCCAAGATTCGCCATCTTCGGTTGTCTTTGACAATCATTTATCTCCCCATGAAACCCTCTCTAAGCGGGTAATGTTAGCCTTACTACGATGCAGCGGGCATCAATCTGCCCATTTAGAGAATTGGACATTAGCTGGATTTAACTCTGGATTTTCCCAGGGTTTTGGCTTCAATACCTCAGAACCCCCCACAGAATATTACGATCGCCCCTTTTTCGATTTTTTGCCAGCTTCGGGATATTCCACCCTACAACACTATTATTCTTGTCATTTGCTGGTTTTATTGCTGTCCCAGTTACTCACACAACTGCAAAGCACCCCCAGCAAGAAGGAAGAACTCGATCGCCTTAACTATCACATTCGAGAGCTGGAGCAGATCGTTAATACTCCTATCGTCGTTCAATTTAACCGCCCTTCCCAAGCTCCGGGTTGGTTACAACTGTGGTTCAATTCTGAAGGACTTAAAATTAGTGGAGTTCATCCGAAACTGGACGAATGGACTGTATTTAGCCGGCAACCGATGGGGGACAATCTTTTTGATGATTTGCAATGGCTAGAAAACTATACCGTCACGGGAGAGCTGATCCTGGAAGGGATTGAAGTGACTCAAACGGAACGAAAACAACGGCTAATTAAACTTTTAACCAGTCCAGATTCTCTTTTAGAAGGGAATAAACTGCAATTGATTAATTACCAGTTACAGGAGCTATTCCGTGCCAGCTATTTGATGATTTTAAATGTAGATATGAATCAAGTGCGCCTTTTGGTAGGGAAAGTCTGTGGAACGCTAGAGAGCTATGTATTTCCTAGGGAGGAGCTAGATAGCCCTTATTTCATAACGGCTCTGGAACAAAACCAAGTATTGCGAGTGGGAGAAATCAATCCTCAAAGCGAAAAGCAGTGTGAGCGTACTTTATGGGAGGAGGGGGTACGCTCTCTGTTACTGATTCCCCTGCGATGGGATTATGAGCAACAGGGAAATCATCCAGAAATGTTAAGACTGATTGGGTTAGTTAGCGATCGCCCCCATAATTTTACAGCTCAAGATTGCCATTATGCCAGAGAACTTATTCCAGCTTTTGCCTGCGCCATGCGGCAAACGAACCACAATCAGTTAAACCCCATCCATCCAGCGGTGGCTTGGCGCTTTACCCAGGAAGCAGAACGACGCAGTTGGGGTTTTGAACCCGCACCCATTGTCTGTGAAAAAGTTTATCCCCTCTTTGGCATTTCTGATATTCGCGGTTCTTCTAATGAGCGAAATCGGGCAATTCAAGCGGATTTAATTCAACAATTTGAATTGGGATTGGCGATCTTAGAGGCAGTGGAAGAGGGTCAAAAAAATCGATTGATTGAGCAGATTAAAATTGACTTAGAGGCGTACAAAACGCGTATTGAAGGCAAAGTAACGGTTGATTCAGAGGTGACGGCAGTTCAGTATCTTCAAGAGCATTTTGAGATTTATTTTGATTACTTTTATCAATGTGGAGAATCTGCACAAAACGCGATCGATTGGTATCGTAAATGTGCCAATAACGATCGCCATTCAGTAGATACTGCCCGTAGAGCCTACGATCGGACGATCGATCGGATTAACGAGAATTTACTACAGACGTGGGAGCGTTGGCAAAAGCGAATGCAAGCGATTATTCCCCACTATTGCGATCTCGAATCTACCGATGGCATCGATCATATGATTTATGTGGGGAAATCGATTCATCATAGCTTTACGGCATTTCATTTGCACAGTTTGCGCTACGAGCAACTTTGCGCTCTGTGTGATGCGGCGCGCACGGGGATAAAACTGCATGAAGTGGATAAAATTTCCTTACAGCTTACCCATCTGGTGTTAGTGCAAGATGTGACGATCGATATTTGTCATGATGAAAATACAGAAAAAATCTTTGACGTGCAAGGGAGTCGAGATACCCGCTATGAAATCGTGAAAAAACGGATTGATAAGGGAGTCGATTTAGAAACTGGCGATCGCATTACTGCCCCTGGAATGCTCACCCTTGTCTATTCTACCGATGATGAGTGGAAAGAATACGAGCATTATCTCGATTATCTCCAGCGAGAAGGCTGGATTGCCCCAGAAATCCTATCCGGTTCCGTCGCTCCCCTACAAGGTGTGGATGGACTACGCTATGCCCGAGTGCAGGTTTTATAG
- a CDS encoding tetratricopeptide repeat protein — MRVTTLSLWLLATLASFNLMAVAYGANPSEVRLAQTQAQPKPSPAPAPAPAPAAPQGNAGLSEQDLNTLKEVIEQTVEQTVNEKFAQERARQEIEWQAQLSEVDDIRSRLNQLMLLMVVFIGGTVVLLRFMRSSMIGQIVTEVNRRFEDLNQPEGHLQQYTDMARQLVEDLTTQIEAAKTERQRGYQNVNQEVLELKESAGTIQEVRQDLVKQLQGLGEDLNRELGKIRQEISPRPVSGVSEIAFLEDLVESDQQEGTVLSFDLEKLDENQLFVTAQECVDQGNLLADEGLYEEAVALYEQVLETQPESFEAWYERGKTLVKLHRYQEALTSYEQALFLESDNGEVWYHKGLTLMLTDRPLEALEAFNRALELNPDGAEIWYCLGNTLLKLDRHPEAVEAYERAISLQPEDTEAWHNQGVAREKLEQFQEAIACYDRVIALDGDKIEPWFHRGNALEKLEEYEGAVEAYDRAISLYEEQEDRSEKTLLSTIWFNRGTTLAQLKQYEQGLESYDRALQVNPDDPQIWTARGEMLERIQRYEEAVDAYDQVLTLEQHKHQAWRHRGILLEKLRRFEEAISSYDRAIQLEENDYEAWRGKGTALAELQRYQEAISCFSQALQIQQNLGITPTEEDIIQPFSPRLG; from the coding sequence ATGCGTGTTACTACCCTTTCTCTATGGCTGTTAGCGACTTTAGCCTCCTTTAATTTAATGGCGGTTGCTTATGGGGCGAATCCTTCAGAAGTAAGGCTTGCCCAAACTCAAGCGCAACCGAAACCTTCGCCTGCACCAGCACCGGCACCCGCTCCTGCTGCTCCCCAGGGAAATGCTGGCTTATCGGAGCAAGATTTAAACACCCTCAAGGAGGTGATTGAGCAAACGGTGGAGCAGACAGTAAATGAGAAGTTTGCCCAAGAACGTGCCAGACAAGAAATTGAGTGGCAAGCGCAGTTATCGGAGGTAGATGATATTCGATCGCGCCTCAATCAGTTGATGCTGTTAATGGTAGTATTTATTGGCGGAACTGTGGTTTTATTGCGCTTTATGCGGAGCAGTATGATTGGGCAAATCGTTACTGAGGTGAATCGCCGCTTTGAAGATCTCAATCAGCCAGAAGGCCATCTTCAACAGTATACCGACATGGCTCGCCAGTTGGTTGAGGATTTGACGACTCAAATTGAAGCAGCAAAAACCGAGCGTCAACGGGGATACCAGAATGTCAATCAAGAGGTTTTGGAATTAAAAGAGTCTGCTGGAACTATCCAGGAAGTACGCCAAGATTTGGTTAAACAACTGCAAGGGTTAGGAGAGGATCTAAACCGAGAACTGGGTAAAATTCGCCAGGAAATCAGTCCTCGTCCGGTGTCTGGGGTTTCGGAAATTGCTTTTTTAGAGGATTTAGTAGAATCAGATCAGCAAGAGGGAACCGTTTTATCTTTTGATTTAGAGAAGTTGGATGAAAATCAGCTTTTTGTCACGGCTCAAGAGTGTGTAGATCAGGGGAATTTATTGGCAGATGAGGGGTTATATGAGGAAGCTGTAGCCCTTTATGAGCAGGTGCTAGAAACCCAACCGGAGTCTTTTGAAGCGTGGTATGAGCGGGGAAAGACGTTGGTAAAGTTGCATCGTTACCAAGAGGCGTTAACGTCCTATGAGCAGGCGTTATTTTTAGAGTCGGATAATGGTGAGGTTTGGTATCACAAGGGGTTAACGTTAATGCTAACCGATCGCCCCTTAGAAGCGCTAGAGGCATTCAATCGTGCTCTGGAATTGAATCCGGACGGAGCAGAAATCTGGTATTGTCTAGGAAATACGCTGCTGAAGTTAGACCGCCATCCGGAAGCTGTAGAAGCCTATGAGCGGGCGATTTCCCTGCAACCCGAAGATACGGAAGCTTGGCATAATCAGGGGGTAGCGCGGGAAAAGTTAGAGCAGTTTCAAGAGGCGATCGCCTGTTACGATCGGGTAATTGCGTTGGATGGGGATAAAATCGAACCTTGGTTTCATCGGGGTAATGCTCTAGAAAAATTGGAAGAATATGAAGGGGCAGTTGAAGCCTACGATCGCGCAATTTCACTGTATGAAGAACAAGAAGATCGCTCAGAAAAGACGCTCTTAAGCACTATTTGGTTTAATCGAGGCACAACATTAGCTCAGTTAAAACAGTATGAGCAAGGTTTAGAATCCTACGATCGCGCACTTCAAGTTAACCCCGACGATCCGCAAATTTGGACAGCGCGAGGGGAAATGTTAGAGCGCATTCAACGATATGAAGAAGCCGTGGATGCCTACGATCAGGTATTAACGTTAGAGCAACATAAACATCAAGCTTGGCGACATCGGGGCATTTTATTGGAAAAGTTACGCCGGTTTGAAGAGGCAATTTCGTCCTACGATCGCGCAATTCAGTTGGAAGAAAATGATTATGAAGCTTGGCGCGGGAAAGGGACAGCTTTAGCGGAATTGCAGCGCTACCAGGAAGCAATTTCTTGTTTTAGCCAAGCCTTACAGATTCAACAAAATTTGGGAATTACGCCCACAGAAGAGGATATTATCCAGCCCTTTTCTCCTAGGTTAGGTTAA
- a CDS encoding ABC transporter ATP-binding protein has protein sequence MTPLISVRNLQVHYPVGGGFLHGKPKIVRAVDGVSFDIMPGQIFGLVGESGSGKTTVGRAILKAAPITGGEITFKVADLPLSIAKLEGERLKALRREAQMIFQDPYAALSPRMTVRDIIAEPLEAMQLTKTRQETNQRVREVAERCRLNLEHLRRFPHAFSGGQRQRIAIARALVSGPSFLVADESVAALDVSIQANILNLLKALQEDMNLTFLFISHDLSVIAHFCDVVAVMYLGQIVEIAPTHQLFSNPSHPYTQALLSAIPPLDPDDERSRIRLLGEIPSPVNPPSGCRFHTRCPVAESRCKTVEPIWTQISDKHGAACHLVEDRLANPINN, from the coding sequence ATGACTCCACTCATATCGGTTCGTAATTTACAAGTTCACTACCCCGTCGGCGGGGGATTTTTGCATGGTAAACCCAAAATCGTGCGAGCGGTGGATGGGGTCAGTTTTGATATTATGCCCGGTCAGATTTTTGGCTTAGTAGGAGAGTCAGGTTCCGGGAAAACAACCGTAGGACGGGCGATTCTGAAGGCGGCTCCGATTACGGGGGGCGAGATTACGTTTAAGGTGGCAGATTTGCCTTTAAGTATCGCCAAGCTGGAAGGGGAACGATTGAAAGCCTTGCGCCGCGAGGCTCAGATGATTTTCCAAGATCCCTATGCGGCGCTCTCTCCTCGGATGACGGTACGGGATATTATTGCCGAGCCGCTAGAAGCCATGCAACTGACGAAAACTCGCCAAGAGACGAATCAGAGGGTAAGAGAGGTTGCGGAGCGTTGTCGGCTAAATTTAGAGCATTTGCGACGATTTCCCCATGCGTTTTCAGGGGGGCAGCGACAGCGAATTGCGATCGCCCGCGCCCTAGTCTCCGGGCCCAGTTTTTTGGTCGCTGACGAGTCAGTAGCAGCCCTCGATGTTTCGATTCAAGCCAATATCCTTAATTTGTTAAAAGCACTACAAGAGGATATGAATTTAACCTTCTTGTTTATCAGCCACGATCTCTCCGTGATTGCCCATTTCTGTGATGTGGTGGCGGTAATGTACTTGGGGCAAATTGTGGAAATCGCTCCCACACACCAACTGTTTTCTAACCCCAGTCATCCCTATACGCAAGCCTTACTGTCAGCCATTCCGCCCCTCGATCCCGATGATGAGCGATCGCGCATTCGCCTTTTGGGAGAAATTCCTTCTCCGGTAAATCCCCCTTCTGGCTGTCGTTTTCATACCCGTTGTCCCGTAGCTGAATCTCGGTGTAAAACCGTTGAACCCATTTGGACACAAATATCAGACAAACATGGGGCTGCCTGTCATTTAGTCGAGGACAGGTTAGCCAATCCAATTAATAATTAA
- a CDS encoding DUF416 family protein — MKQEMKLDFFEFEKLEIIVEDLSPCHQIAFSAAMCERMFPIYEVFSQEEGVGSPQILRRSLDEIWKILHGKLAEVELINTLIKECDEEVVASESITKSQFDLEQILAIEVICVTLDSCLEPTTKKIVRVAACVTNAIFAFFQLRQEEADPTWEQKSFIEQKEFIVNHQLTQQEIQKQEEDLLKLQDSKTLDNELLDWLRNSSSNRCIVDLSWNLN; from the coding sequence ATGAAACAAGAAATGAAGTTAGATTTTTTTGAATTTGAAAAATTGGAAATAATTGTTGAAGATTTATCTCCTTGTCATCAAATTGCTTTTTCGGCAGCTATGTGCGAAAGAATGTTTCCAATTTATGAAGTTTTTTCACAAGAAGAAGGTGTGGGTAGCCCCCAAATTTTAAGAAGATCATTAGACGAGATTTGGAAGATTTTACACGGGAAGCTAGCAGAAGTAGAACTCATTAATACACTCATAAAGGAATGTGACGAGGAAGTTGTGGCTTCAGAATCAATAACAAAATCTCAATTTGATCTAGAGCAGATCTTAGCTATTGAGGTCATTTGTGTTACTTTAGATTCATGTCTTGAGCCAACTACAAAAAAAATAGTTCGAGTTGCTGCTTGTGTAACAAATGCTATCTTTGCTTTTTTTCAACTTAGACAAGAAGAAGCAGATCCAACCTGGGAACAAAAGTCCTTCATAGAACAAAAAGAATTTATAGTTAACCATCAACTTACCCAGCAAGAAATACAAAAGCAAGAAGAAGACTTGCTGAAGTTACAAGATTCCAAAACTTTGGATAATGAACTTTTAGACTGGCTTCGGAATTCTTCTAGTAATAGATGCATAGTTGATCTCTCTTGGAATTTAAATTAA
- a CDS encoding Uma2 family endonuclease has protein sequence MTQILTQTLTLQEFLQQPETKPANEYINGEIIQKPMPKGRYSRLQGKLCATINQACEEAQIAYAFPELRCNFGTRSLVPDVSIFRWHRIPSTSDGEVPDNFNLPPDWSIEILSPEQRPNKVLGNVLYCLEQGSELGWFIDPGDRSILCFIPQQQPILCQGDRVISVLPDLNITLTVNEVFSWLKMV, from the coding sequence ATGACACAAATCCTTACCCAGACCCTTACACTGCAAGAATTCTTGCAGCAGCCAGAAACAAAACCAGCGAACGAATATATTAATGGAGAAATTATCCAGAAGCCCATGCCCAAAGGAAGATATAGCCGTTTACAAGGTAAACTTTGCGCGACGATTAATCAAGCCTGTGAAGAAGCACAAATTGCCTATGCTTTTCCAGAATTAAGGTGTAATTTTGGCACGCGATCGCTCGTTCCAGATGTCTCCATATTTCGTTGGCATCGAATCCCCTCTACCTCTGATGGTGAAGTTCCCGATAACTTTAATCTTCCTCCAGATTGGAGCATTGAAATTCTTTCCCCCGAACAGCGTCCGAATAAAGTCTTGGGTAATGTTCTGTATTGCTTAGAGCAGGGCAGTGAGCTAGGCTGGTTTATCGATCCCGGAGATCGCAGTATCTTGTGTTTCATTCCTCAGCAACAACCGATTTTATGTCAAGGCGATCGTGTGATTTCGGTTCTACCCGATCTCAACATAACGCTCACAGTTAACGAAGTGTTTAGCTGGTTAAAAATGGTGTGA
- a CDS encoding ABC transporter ATP-binding protein: MTDSLLTVSNLSIHFRTDEGKITAVDDLSFSLKPGQTLGIVGESGSGKSVSTKALMRLLPGNAEIDFSSHIFYCNKQGETFDLANLPEKSKTLNQIRGGEIAMIFQEPSAAFSPLYTIGNQMIEGIRLHHKVNRKQAREMAIAMLDRVGMTNPELRIDQYAFQLSGGMRQRAMIASALVMRPALLIADEPTTALDVTIQAQILDLLAELQQEFGMAIIFISHDLAVISQISTDVMVMYLGKAMEIGPVRSIIRKPKHPYTQGLIEAIPRLDARDAPLMPIPGDIPSPLERPTGCVFHTRCPQATTHCQTHVPRTTLAHPNHHAACHLLEEKVLEESA; this comes from the coding sequence ATGACTGACTCCCTACTCACTGTTTCTAATCTTTCCATCCACTTTCGCACCGATGAAGGTAAAATAACCGCCGTTGATGACTTGTCCTTCTCCCTCAAACCGGGTCAAACCCTGGGTATTGTGGGCGAGTCGGGTTCGGGTAAATCAGTTTCTACCAAAGCCCTGATGCGCCTACTGCCAGGAAATGCAGAAATTGACTTCAGCTCCCATATCTTCTACTGCAATAAACAGGGAGAAACCTTTGATCTTGCCAACCTGCCGGAAAAAAGCAAGACTTTAAATCAAATTCGTGGCGGTGAAATTGCCATGATTTTCCAAGAACCCTCAGCAGCGTTTTCGCCCTTGTACACTATTGGCAATCAAATGATCGAGGGAATTCGTCTCCATCATAAGGTAAATCGGAAACAGGCGCGAGAAATGGCGATCGCCATGTTAGACCGCGTAGGAATGACGAACCCAGAGTTACGAATTGACCAATATGCCTTTCAACTCTCTGGAGGAATGCGCCAACGCGCCATGATTGCCTCTGCTCTAGTCATGCGTCCGGCTTTACTCATTGCTGATGAACCCACCACAGCCCTTGATGTTACCATTCAAGCTCAGATTCTAGACCTCTTGGCAGAACTACAACAAGAATTTGGCATGGCAATTATCTTTATCTCCCATGACTTAGCCGTAATTTCCCAGATTTCCACCGATGTGATGGTGATGTATCTCGGTAAAGCCATGGAAATTGGTCCCGTGCGCTCCATTATCCGGAAACCCAAACACCCCTACACCCAAGGTCTAATTGAAGCTATTCCTCGATTAGATGCTCGCGATGCGCCCCTCATGCCAATTCCCGGAGATATCCCCAGCCCTCTCGAACGTCCCACTGGTTGCGTCTTCCACACCCGGTGTCCCCAAGCTACTACCCATTGTCAAACCCATGTCCCAAGAACAACTCTTGCCCATCCTAACCATCACGCCGCCTGTCATTTACTGGAAGAAAAAGTGTTAGAAGAAAGTGCCTAA
- a CDS encoding ABC transporter permease, translated as MNQPITNIKQKKEDYYTASQWQLFWSRFKTNRLAALGGAVLSLFIFIALFAEFIAPYSGLANDRNSDYTAGPPQLIRLCDSAGCQAWPFVHDMTSGYNVLEKRYIVEIIEEDGKPVRRNLRFFHKAGEYKLFGIIPGDRHLFGTDRGKVHLFGTDSSGLDLFSRVMFATRTSLTIGFLGIMISFILSLFFGGVAGYIGGWVDTVIQAFTNLVRVIPPIPLYMALTAMFPRDWSNQQVYFAMTLVMGLVNWPTLARRIRSYLLASREEEYVLAAQLCGASGWRIVTRHLLPGFASYIIVELVINFPYRILDETALSIVGLGLRRPTMSWGVLLQEMTTVQAIQLTPWFFIPLIFFVVAVLSFTLLGDGLRDAADPYSGIRR; from the coding sequence ATGAATCAACCGATAACTAACATTAAACAGAAAAAAGAAGATTACTATACCGCGTCCCAATGGCAACTCTTTTGGTCGAGATTTAAGACCAACCGCCTGGCAGCTTTGGGGGGAGCAGTTCTGAGTCTCTTTATCTTCATTGCCTTATTTGCCGAATTTATTGCGCCCTACTCCGGACTGGCAAATGACCGTAATTCTGACTATACCGCCGGTCCGCCCCAACTGATCCGATTATGCGACAGTGCAGGCTGTCAAGCTTGGCCGTTTGTCCATGATATGACTAGTGGCTACAATGTTCTGGAAAAGCGCTATATCGTTGAGATTATTGAAGAAGACGGAAAACCCGTGCGGCGTAACCTGCGCTTCTTTCACAAGGCAGGCGAATATAAGCTTTTCGGCATTATACCGGGCGATCGCCATCTTTTCGGCACAGATCGAGGCAAAGTGCATCTTTTTGGTACAGACTCTAGCGGTCTCGACCTCTTCAGTCGCGTCATGTTTGCCACCCGCACCTCCCTCACCATCGGCTTCTTAGGCATCATGATTTCCTTTATTCTCAGCCTCTTCTTTGGGGGAGTGGCTGGCTATATTGGCGGTTGGGTAGATACCGTCATTCAAGCCTTTACTAACTTAGTGCGCGTCATCCCTCCCATACCTCTATATATGGCCCTCACCGCCATGTTTCCCCGCGACTGGTCAAACCAACAAGTCTATTTTGCCATGACTCTAGTCATGGGACTGGTTAACTGGCCCACCCTAGCGCGGCGTATCCGTTCCTACCTGCTTGCTTCCCGCGAAGAAGAATACGTCCTGGCTGCCCAACTCTGTGGAGCAAGTGGTTGGCGCATTGTCACCCGTCATCTTCTTCCCGGTTTTGCCAGTTACATTATTGTCGAACTGGTGATTAACTTCCCTTACCGCATCCTCGATGAAACTGCCCTTTCCATCGTCGGCCTAGGTTTGCGACGACCAACCATGTCCTGGGGCGTTCTCCTGCAAGAAATGACTACTGTTCAAGCCATTCAACTTACTCCCTGGTTCTTCATTCCCCTAATCTTCTTCGTCGTCGCTGTCCTCTCCTTCACCCTCCTCGGTGATGGTTTGCGAGATGCCGCAGACCCCTATTCTGGCATTCGACGGTAA
- a CDS encoding ABC transporter permease translates to MLLSGANNEAFWRFLVGRLIVAILTLLAVSFMIYALIELMPGDYAERELFRKYSGTGVTITQAEIDQVRANLGLDRPFLVRYGEWLWNVVTRFDFGPAFRVETSVNTLIQGKFLYTFVLVVGAMLFSYVVAIPVGIWVATRKSGIADSLVTLLSYLGLALPNFAIALVLLMLNAFVFNLDVTGLVSQAYRDEPWSMAKFLDFLGHAYIPLLVLGWSTTAFQLQTMRGLMKDELGKLYVTAARAKGLSGWPMLIKYPARHAVMPIVSTIGFDFARSFNELPIVASILVLGELGQELLLAFLDADQNTAAGILVCVTSIIIAANFLSDLLVVAIDPRVRLKGR, encoded by the coding sequence ATGCTGTTATCTGGTGCGAACAATGAGGCGTTTTGGCGCTTTCTGGTTGGACGGCTTATTGTAGCAATTTTAACGTTATTGGCGGTCTCCTTTATGATTTATGCTCTGATTGAGCTAATGCCGGGAGACTATGCCGAGCGGGAGCTATTCCGCAAATATTCGGGGACGGGAGTGACGATTACCCAAGCGGAAATTGACCAAGTGCGCGCGAACTTGGGATTAGACCGACCGTTTTTAGTCCGCTATGGGGAATGGCTGTGGAATGTGGTAACGCGCTTCGATTTTGGCCCTGCGTTTCGGGTGGAAACGTCAGTTAATACGCTGATTCAAGGGAAGTTTCTTTATACTTTTGTCCTGGTCGTAGGGGCAATGTTATTTTCCTATGTTGTCGCTATTCCTGTCGGGATTTGGGTCGCGACTCGAAAATCGGGAATTGCGGATAGCCTGGTGACTCTATTGTCTTATTTGGGACTGGCGCTGCCGAATTTTGCGATCGCCCTTGTCCTCCTGATGCTTAATGCCTTTGTGTTTAACCTAGACGTAACCGGCTTAGTCTCGCAAGCCTATCGCGATGAACCTTGGTCAATGGCCAAATTCCTCGACTTCCTCGGCCATGCCTATATTCCTCTGCTGGTCTTGGGTTGGTCTACCACCGCCTTCCAACTGCAAACCATGCGCGGGTTAATGAAAGATGAATTGGGCAAACTCTACGTTACGGCTGCACGAGCGAAAGGATTATCGGGTTGGCCCATGTTAATTAAATATCCGGCTCGTCATGCGGTGATGCCCATTGTCTCGACTATTGGCTTCGACTTTGCCCGTTCCTTTAACGAACTTCCTATCGTGGCCTCTATTCTCGTTTTAGGAGAACTTGGTCAAGAACTCCTGCTCGCCTTCCTGGATGCTGACCAAAATACAGCCGCCGGAATTTTAGTTTGTGTCACCAGCATTATTATCGCTGCTAATTTTCTCTCTGACCTGCTGGTAGTTGCCATTGACCCTAGGGTGAGGTTAAAAGGACGATGA
- a CDS encoding phage holin family protein, whose product MAVHELLDGLHVYLTRGVRLLRVLVDMHQDLAVREATQEQQRLIQGLLILLVGTGLLMTGIALLQVTVVVTLQHLGLGWLGAIALTALVDLLFGLILMQWGSQRLQGPYMRETRDRLLKTTQTLLQDDPDAGHF is encoded by the coding sequence GTGGCCGTTCATGAACTCTTAGATGGTCTGCATGTTTACCTTACTCGTGGGGTCCGTTTGCTGCGAGTGCTGGTTGACATGCACCAAGACCTAGCTGTACGGGAAGCGACCCAAGAACAGCAACGGTTAATTCAGGGACTGTTGATCTTGCTGGTGGGAACCGGCCTATTAATGACTGGAATTGCCCTATTGCAAGTGACCGTTGTGGTGACTTTACAGCATTTAGGACTGGGTTGGTTGGGTGCTATTGCTCTGACGGCCTTGGTGGACTTGCTATTTGGCCTGATCTTAATGCAATGGGGGTCTCAAAGATTACAAGGTCCCTACATGCGTGAAACCCGCGATCGCCTCCTGAAAACGACTCAAACGTTACTGCAAGATGACCCGGATGCCGGCCATTTCTAG